The following is a genomic window from Thaumasiovibrio subtropicus.
ACTCGCTAACCCTAGCGATAAGGCTACGTATATCTGTTGGGGTAACATCAGTTACCGCAAATAGACCAAGGATGGGCTTTATCTCTCGTGTGTAGATACGTTTGGGTATTTCCGGATGCTTCAGTCGCTTTAGAATGTCATGTTCAAACCAATCTTCAAACAGCTCATTGACGTTATTGATGGCAATTTGATGCTGATTTTTTACTCTTTCGGCTTTTGGGTCTATCCCATCTTTCACCTTTGCCAAAATGTCGAGAGTGAGACGTTTAGCATCAGCAATGGAGCACTTAGGGTAGGGATGAGGCAGAGCTATTTGCGCTCGCTTGCCAAACAGAGTGTATCTCACCACCCATGAAGGCCTTCCTCTTGCAATACGGAAGGTTAAGCCTGTATCGACTGTAACTCGTATGTCTTTCTTTGCCTTAATCAACGCATCTAATTGTTTATTATTCATGATGTTATTCCGTAGGTGGTGACACAGGGCCATTCTTGATGGCGATTTTTGAATATCTATCGTCTTGTGTCACCATCTGTGTCACCACTTTATCATGAACTATTGGAAACAAACTACTACAGCAGAAAATAAAAAAGCCCGTAAATACGGGCTTTTATGTGCAATTGTGAACGAGGTGAAATCTATGAAAACATCATTCTATGTTTTGGATCTGCTCGCGCATTTGTTCAATCAGCACTTTTAGCTCAACGGCAGAGGCGGTGATATCGGCATTGATTGACTTAGAGGCTAGCGTGTTCGACTCGCGGTTAAACTCTTGCATCATAAAATCGAGACGGCGGCCACAAGCGCCACCTTTCTTAAGGATTTTCTTGGTTTCACTAACGTGTGAGTCAAGGCGATCAAGCTCTTCTGCCACATCCACTTTCTGCGCAAGTATGATCATCTCTTGTTCAAAGCGGCCTGGGTCGAGTTCAACACTGGCCTCTTCAAAACGTGTTTGAACACGTTCGCGTTGCCATTTGATGACGTCTGGCATCTGTTCACGCACTTTGGTTGCTTCGACTACAATGCCAGCCAGACGCTGCTCGATCAGTGCCTTCATATTGTCACCTTCACTCGCACGCGCGGCAATGAAGTCGGTGAGGGTTTCATCAAAGCCTTCAAGCAGTGCTTTATTTATCGTGTCGAGATCTTGCTCTGGGGTTTCCATGACACCAGGCCATTGCAACACTTGGAAAGGACCAATGTTGCCTTCACCTGAGGTCTCTTTTACCCATTTCGCTGCTTCAATGACTTGCTTGGCGAGGGTTTCGTTGATCTTCAGTTCGGTGTTGGCTGCGGGGTTAGCTTCAAAACGAAGATGACACTCGACCTTACCGCGCGCCAAACGCTTACGAAAGCGTTCACGCAGCACTGGTTCGATAGCGCGAAATTGCTCTGGTAGTCGGAAATAGGTTTCTAAATAACGCTGGTTAACGGAACGGATTTCCCAGATTGCGGTACCCCAATCGCCTTTAATTTCGCGACGGGCATAGGCGGTCATACTGTAGATCATGAATAGGTGCCTTGTGTGTGGGCAGAATTGAATAGGCTGAATTATACCCAGCGTGACGATGAGAAAGAAAGCTGAGATGACGTTTTTCGCGGGTCGGTAGCGAATTCGGTTAGCGCTGGCGGGGGAGAGTGGGTATAATCGCCGGTTAACATCTCACGTTCAAAGGTAGAGCAGCATGCGTCCAAACGGAAGAACGCCACAGCAAGTCCGTCCTATTACTATCACTCGTAACTTCACTGCCCATGCAGAAGGCTCTGTTTTGGTTGAGTTTGGTGATACCAAGGTTATCTGTACTGCCAGTGTGGAAGAGAATGTACCGCGTTGGCTTAAAGGTAAAGGTCAGGGCTGGGTCACGGCGGAGTATGGCATGCTGCCACGAGCCACACATACGCGCAACCGTCGCGAAGCCGCGAGCGGTAAGCAAGGCGGCCGTACTATGGAAATCCAACGTCTTATTGCGCGCAGTTTGCGTGCAGCCGTTGATTTAGATGTGCTGGGCGAGCAGATGATTACCGTCGATTGTGACGTGATCCAGGCTGATGGCGGCACACGTACCGCTTCTATCACCGGTGCTTGTGTCGCTCTGCATGATGCTATCACCTATATGCTAAACAAAGGGCTATTGAAACGAAACCCAATGAAAGGCATGGTGGCTGCGGTGTCTGTGGGTATCCACAATGGTGAAGCGATTTGTGACCTAGAGTATGTCGAAGACTCTGCTGCTGAAACGGATATGAATGTGGTGATGATGGAAGACGGTCGTATGATCGAAGTTCAAGGCACTGCTGAGGGCGAACCTTTCTCTCATGAAGAGCTGCTATCGATGCTGGAGCTGGCTAAGCTGGGTATCCAAGATATCGTCGAGAAGCAAAAAGCAGTCTTGGAAATTGGCGCTGAGGCGTCATAATTCAACTATTTTTAAAGAGCGGCTCAAGGGCCGCTTTTTTTGAGCCTGCGGGCGAGTGTGTTGTTTGTTTTGGTAGAAATACCTGTTGTTAATTGTCCCTTTAAGGAGAACCCATGAAAGCGTATCAGCGTCAGTTCATTGAATTTGCACTTGAGAAAGAAGTTTTGAAGTTTGGTGAATTTACTCTGAAATCAGGCCGTAAGAGCCCGTACTTCTTTAACGCTGGCCTATTTAACACGGGCCGCGATTTGGCGCGCTTAGGCCGTTTTTATGCGGAAGCTTTAGTGGATGCAGGCATTGATTACGATGTATTGTTTGGTCCAGCATACAAAGGGATTCCAATTGCGACCACGACGGCGGTGGCACTCGCGGATCACCACGATGTCGATACCCCTTACTGTTTTAACCGTAAAGAAGCGAAAGACCACGGCGAGGGCGGTAATCTTGTGGGTAGTCCACTTGAAGGCCGTATCATGCTGGTTGATGATGTGATCACGGCAGGCACGGCCATTCGTGAGTCGATGGAAATCATTAAGGCAAACGGTGCGGATCTCGCGGGGGTATTGGTTGCTATTGACCGCCAAGAAAAAGGTAAGGGTGAGCTATCTGCGATTCAAGAAGTTGAGCGAGACTTTGGCTGCGCGGTGATCTCTATCGTCTCTTTGGGCGATTTGATTACGTATCTTGAAGAGAAAGGCGATGCGGCTGAGCATCTTGATGCGGTGAAGGCCTATCGCGCTGAGTACGGTATTTAATCCCCGTTTGTTGGGTGTAAAAAAAGGCGCTGCGGCGCCTTTTTTCGTTTTGTAAGAGGGTTATTTTATCTGGGCAGTGAGTAGTTCCCAGTATGCTTCAAAGTCTTCGGTTGGCTGATACTTAAAGCTGGAACGCACAAAACGGTTAAAGCTGCCTTCAACTTGTCCTAGTAATTGCGCCGCCAGAATGCGCTCATCGACAGGAAAACCCTTGCCTTCACGCATTTGACGCTCACGTAACACTTGGCGGAGCATCAACTCTATACGCTCAAACATCTGATTAATTCGCGCTTGTAGGCGATCTTGTTCAAACATAAGGGCATGACCTGTCATGATGCGGGTGAGCCCTGGGTTACGCTCTGCAAAGGCTAAAAGCAGACGTAGAATGAGGTAGATGCGACGTAAAGTATCTTTTTCATCGTCAGTAATACGGTTGATGCGCTCAAAAAGAGACTCTTCAATGAACTCGATCAGACCTTCAAACATCTTGGCCTTACTCGGAAAGTGACGATAGAGCGCCGCTTCTGACACGCCGACTTCTGCGGCCAGTTTTGCCGTTGTAATACGCTGGCTGCCTTGATTGGATTCCAGCATACCGGCAAGGCATTGCAGGATTTGTTCACGGCGATTGTTTTTCTTGGTGCCTGCCATGGGTAACGTGTCCTTTCTTTACTACTGATGATGACGTTGAGGGGCTGGGTGCAGGCCATACCGACCTGCGCTTATATGTTATTGTCGACCTGAATGGCCGAAACCGCCTTCTCCACGATCAGAGGCGTCAAAATCGTTGACGAGGTTAAATTCGGCTTGTACCACAGGAACAAAAACCAATTGCGCGATACGGTCACCGGGGGTAATGGTAAAGGTCTCTTGGCCACGGTTCCAAACGGAGACCATTAGCTGACCTTGATAATCCGAGTCGATAAGGCCAACCAGATTACCTAGCACAATACCGTGCTTATGCCCTAAACCTGAACGCGGCAAGATGGTTGCGGCTAAGGTTGGATCGGCGATATGAATCGCGAGCCCTGTTGGTACTAAGTGGGTTTCACCCGGCGCAACGGTGAGGTCGGTGTCTAAACAGGCACGCAAATCAAGGCCTGCGGAGCCTTCTGTTGCGTAGGCTGGGAGTGGGAATTGCTCACCGATACGAGGATCGAGGATTTTTAAATCAATTTTTTTCATTACTGCTCTCTGGCATTGCGATAGGGACAGTGTTGCGGCTGGTATCTTAAGAGACGTGATTCGCTTGATAGCAAGCAACAATATCGTCAATCAGCTGTTGTCCGAGTTGCGTTTTCTCGGCCAATGGTAAGGCTTTATAGCCCCCTTTCCAATAGAGATGCACGGCATTGTGCTCACTGTTAAAGCCTTGTCCTGCAACAGAAACATCGTTTGCACAAATCAAGTCGAGGTTCTTACGTTTTAACTTACTTTGCGCGTATTCGGCAACGTCTTGCGTCTCGGCAGCAAACCCGACCGTGAAGGGACGACGCTCGGTTAAATTTGCCACCGCGGCGACGATGTCTGGATTCTTAACGAGCTTCAAAACCATTTCATCGTTATCGCCTGTTTTCTTGATTTTTTGAGGCTGAATTTCTGCCGCGCGATAGTCAGCGACGGCAGCGCACGCAATAAAAAGGGTCTGTTGTTGGGCTTTTGCCATCACGGCATCATGCATGTCTTGCGCGCTTAACACATCAATGCGAGTGACATTCTCTGGCGTAGCGAGGTTTACTGGGCCAGTGACTAATGTGACGTTGGCGCCGCTTTTTGCTGCGGCAGCGGCCATGGCAAAGCCCATTTTTCCTGAGCTGTGATTACTGATATAGCGCACAGGGTCGAGGGCTTCTTGGGTGGGGCCAGCGGTAATCAGGATGTTGAAGCCTTGCAGCGAGCGTTGCGGTGCGGTGAAGAAGACTTCGCACTTTTCGACTAAGGCCATAGGTTCAAGCATTCGGCCAGGACCGACATCACCGCAGGCCTGCTCACCGCTCGCTGGGCCCCAAATGTGATAGCCAAAGCCACGTAAGGTCTCGAGGTTGCGTTGTGTCGCTGGATGACGGTACATCTGCTGATTCATAGCTGGCGCGACAGCGATTGGCGCGTCAGTCGCAAGGAGCAGCGTCGTGAGCAAATCATTTCCCATGCCTGCGGCTGAGCGGGCAATAAGATCGGCCGTCGCCGGAGCGAGTAAGACGAGATCAGCCCATTTTGCCAGTTCAATGTGGCCCATGGAGGCTTCTGCTGCAGGGTCAAACAGGTCGTCAGAGACAGGGTGACCGGAAACGGCTTGCATTGTCAGTGGTGTAATAAAGGTTTGAGCGGCCTTAGTCATCACAACGCGGACTTCAGCCCCTCTTTCACTTAAGCGTCGCGTTAGCTCTGCACACTTATAGGCGGCAATACCGCCACTGATCCCGAGAAGAATGCGTTTTCCTGCCAGCGTCTGCATGGTTGTCCTCACAATAGCGTGAATACCTATCGATGCTTCGTCGACTGATAGGCATTGAAAAGTCAAAACTGGCGACAAGATAACATGAATTTGACGAACTTCTAAATGAAGCCTGCTATGGCGATTTAAAGCATAAGGCAAACCTGGCCGTGGGCTAAGGGTGGTTTCAAGAAAGGATGAAAATGCAGATTGTCAATTGCGTACTATGCAGCTAGCGCCTCGCGAATTGCATTGATGTCATCAAATCGAGATAGTTTGACGGTGTTCGGTGGCTATATTGAGGCAAAAAACAAGGATGTCGTCATGAGTATTAAGTTAATGCCAACCGCGTCGCGCCCCAGAGAAAAGCTACTTGAGAGAGGGGCGACGGCTTTGAGTGATGCCGAATTATTGGCGATTTTTTTGCGCACCGGGATCAGCGGCATGAACGCTATTGAACTCGCGGACTATCTATTGCAGCAGTTTGGTTCGTTACGCGCGCTACTAAAAGCGGATAAAACAGCCTTTTGTGAACATAAAGGATTGGGCCCTGCAAAATTTGCACTTTTACAAGCCATGCTGGAAATGCAGCAACGTTATTTGAGCGAAGTGATTGAAAAAGAAGATGCGTTGACCAGCCCTGAACATACGCGCCGTTATCTTGCCAGTATGTTGCGTGATAAACCGCGTGAAAACTTTATGGTGCTGTTTCTTGATAACCAACATCGTGTGGTTGCATCGGAGGTGATGTTTGAAGGGACTATCGATGCCGCGAGTGTTTATCCCAGAGAAGTGGTAAAAAGATCGCTAGAACTTAATGCAGCCGCGCTCATTTTAGCGCATAATCACCCGTCAGGTGTCGCAGAGCCAAGTCAGGCAGATCGCAGAATTACCCGTCGACTCGTAGAAGCGCTTTCATTGGTTGACATTCGGGTACTAGACCATTTCGTCGTCGGAGACGGCGATATCATTTCCTTTTCTGAGCGTGGTTGGGTGTGATTTCAGCAGAAATCGATCAAAAATTGCAGAAAGGATCTGCTCGGGACTTGAGCAACTGCTTTTGACTTAGTATAATGCGCGACCTTTGATAGCCCCAGCTAGGTTCTAATCAAGTGTTAGTTCAGAGATAGCAGGGGTTGATATCGAGCTGAAACGATTTGGAGAAGACAGCAATGTCCCGAGTATGCCAAGTAACTGGCAAGCGTCCTGTAACGGGTAACAACCGTTCACACGCACGTAATGCCACCAAGCGTCGTTTTCTGCCGAACCTGCAAACTCATCGTTTCTGGGTAGAAAGCGAAAAACGCTTCGTTAAACTTCGTCTAACCGCTAAGGGTATGCGTATCATCGACAAGAAAGGCATCGATGCCGTTCTTGCTGAAATGCGTGCTCGTGGTGAGAACGTTTAAGAGGATTTTGAACAATGGCTAAAGGCATTCGTGAGAAGATCCGCCTAGTATCATCTGCTGGTACCGGTCACTTCTACACCACCGACAAAAACAAGCGTAACATGCCAGGCAAATTTGAGATCAAGAAATTTGATCCAGTTGTACGCAAGCACGTTATGTACAAAGAAGCGAAAATCAAGTAATTGATTGCCCGTTGATTTGTTGAAAAAAACCCGGTTCTGCCGGGTTTTTTTATATCTACATTTCCTGCTCGCCATACAATTTCCTTTCTTTTCTAGCGGCGCTATACTGATTTCTTACCTAGTGTTATCGTTTTGATAACCTATCTCTTTTTTCGACTTTCGGTATGGAACTATGAGACTGTCTCGCCGTGGCTGGAACAATGTGATTATCATTGGTGCGTTGCTGTTTATTGCTGCTGTGCAATTGCCAGAGCTTTGGCGTGATCGTTTGCAGTCCGCACAAAACGACGCCATTGAAGTGCCTGCTGGGCTCGAACGCCTGCTCCCAGATAACCTGACGATCGATCGTATGGTTTTTCCTCAACAAGAGATCGCTTTAAATGAAAGCGGTGAGTGGCAGGTTGAAAACCCCATTCCTGTCGCAGCCTCAGAACTTGTTAGTCGATGGCAGCAGTTGTTAGGTACGCAGATTGATGAGCAGACGCGCGATCTCCTCAAGCCACAACTGACACATCCACAGACCGTTGAAGTTTGGTTTGATGGTATTGAAGAGCCAGTCCGCGTTACCGTCTATGAAATGCCGCAGTTTTGGTTGATGCAAAACTGGCAAGCGGAGTGGATTGCCATTTCCGTTGAAAAAAATTACCTCTTCCCTTAGTTGTTAGACGCTATTACTTATGCCTGAATTACCTGAAGTCGAGGTGAGCCGCCTCGGAATTACCCCCCACCTAGCTCAGCAAACGGTAAAGAAACTCGTTGTACGTCAGCCGCAATTGCGTTGGCGAATACCTGACGAGATTTATGCGATTGAAGGCGAGCGAATAGAAGCCATCGAGCGACGTGCAAAGTATTTACTCCTGCGGACATCAAAAGGGGATGCCATCGTTCATTTAGGCATGTCGGGGAGCTTACGTGTCTTACCGGCCAATACCCCTGAAGAAAAACATGATCATGTCGATTTGGTGTTAAATAACGGCAAATTGTTGCGCTATAACGATCCCCGCCGTTTTGGGGCGTGGCTGTGGCAAGAAAAAGGTGAAGTTCATGAATCTTTGAGCCACCTTGGACCAGAGCCTCTCGATGATGCGTTTCATGCAGACTATTTGTTTGAACGCGCAAAAGGTAAACGAGTGTCGATTAAGGTGTTTATTATGACCAACCAACATGTTGTTGGTGTCGGTAATATTTACGCGAATGAAGCGCTTTTTATGGCGGGTATCGATCCGCGGCGGGCGGCAGGACATCTTTCATGTGAGGAGATGAAGGCGCTGGTGGCTCGCATTAAGGAAGTGTTGGCGCAAGCGATTGAACAGGGCGGTACTACGTTAAAAGATTTTCAGCAAGCGGATGGTAAACCGGGCTATTTCGCTCAGGAGCTGCGTGTCTATGGCAAGAAAGGACAGCCTTGTCCTGCCTGTGGTGAGACGTTAGAGGAAGTCAAATTGGGGCAACGGGCAACAACCTATTGCCCGCAATGTCAGCAATGATACTGCTACCCTAAGATGACGAGTATTAACCTATCCAGTGTTTGGTAGGTTTGTAATCTTTACCTAGCTTGTAAAGGTGATAGAAATTGGTGGCTAGGTTAAGAGTCATGTTTTTGACTTTATTGACGATTTTCATCGTCGCGACGCCGTAATTTTTGCGTCCTTTGCGTTTACGGTTGCCGATAATCGACGGTAAGTTGCCACCCCATAATCCTGCTTGGCAAATGCCAAATATAGGTTGCTTATGGATCCAAGTGTTGCGTAAGAACACATCGACAGGGTAATCAAAGTGCTGGCTGTGTTTGATAAAGGCTTTTGCGCAAGCGGGGGAGATAGCATAGCCTGTCATGCACTGTGGCACTTTTAAGTATTTGACTAGACGTTGATCATCGTAAGTGCGAACTTGATAGAACATGTCATGATTGTCGGCATTCTCTAAGCGAATATAGCCGCATTTATCAATATGTTCTTTGATGATCGCTAGGCTGTTGTGAAAGACGGGTTCATCGACATTTAAGTCATCTTCAAAGATTAAAATTGGCTCGTCGAGCTCAACGCACTTTTCCCACGCGAGGTAGTGGCTGGCATAACAACCTACTTCACCAATGGCAACGGGGCGTCCCATTTTGTATTCAAAGGACTTTTCACGAATACGCTCGAGCAGCGGATGCTGATCTTTACGTGCATCTACACCAAAAAGGAATTCAAAGCCGTCAGGCAGGCAAGCAAGGCGCTCTTCGATGAGCGCTTGGCGCTCTTGGCTATCTTTAAGAGAGATAACAAAGGATCTCATAGTCGGGGTCCATCAAAATAATTTGCGGTAAGGATACATGGTATTTGACGGGATTTCAGTGACAGAAATTTGTGCGCCACGAACTTTGTGGAATCCGTCATTGTCCCTCTCCCCCTAAGGGCCTGAATCCCATTGATTAGAGTGGGTTGTGCTGTTTCGATTGGTGATTGTTGCCTCTGCCTTGAGGTTACAAAGGGATAACTGATAAAATTGCCGCTTTCGCCAACATTGCGAGTCCGTTGGATATGACAGTGACGATGCGATTGTCTTATTCCACTTTGTCCAAATCCGTACGTTAGGAGTTTGCTCGTGAAGGTGTTTTACTATCTTAAGCACATAGGGTTGGCGCTGCTGCCACACAGTTGGTTTACTCGACGCCAGCGGAAGTTGGAGCAAAAGTTTGCTGATCAGCAAGACTATATTCAGCGCCGCGTTGATTACTATTTAAAAACAGCACAGCCATTTACACTCGCCCCTGAAGAGACGACAGCGATTGCTGACTATACCCGTCGCGGTTTCACTTCCTATTTTTACGATTTGAAAGAGTACCTCCACTACTTTCCCAAGCAGTGTCGCTTTGCTTATTACTTTGGCGATGAAACCCATATTGAGCCTCGTCATACTCTGTTTAAAGCTCGACCGATTGCGGGTGACAATGAGCGTTCGGTGATATTCAAATTAGATAAACGTCGTCATTTTCGCTTTGTTGAGGACACGTTGTCATTTGCGGAAAAAAAACCAATGGCTGTCTTTCGAGGCGCGGTGACTCAGCCCCATCGGATTCGTTTTATGGAAACCTTGTTTGGCCATCCTTTGGTTGATGCGGGGCAATCCAATCCTAGTGAGACGCATCCAGAATGGCAGCAGCCGTTCATGTCAGTTGAAGACCAACTTCAATATAAGTTCTTGTTTGCACTTGAAGGAAATGATGTGGCGTCTAATCTGAAATGGGCAATGTCTTCAAATTCCTTGGTGTTTACACCCAAAATGGTGTTTGAGACATGGTTTATGGAAGGGACGCTACAGGCTGGGGTGCACTACGTCGAAGTAAAGGATGATTTCTCTGATGTTGAGGAGAAGATCAACTATTACTTGGCACACCCTGAGAAAGCGCAGCAAATCATTGATAATGCGCACGCCTATTTGGCGCCGTATCAAAATCCAGATCTCGAAGACTTAGTGTGTATCAAAGTGCTAGAGCGTTATTTTTCGTTATCTGGGCAACTAGAAAAATAGAGTGAACAGAGCATGAAGATTCTGATTATTGGCCCCTCTTGGGTCGGCGATATGGTGATGTCGCAAGGGTTGTATATTGAAATAAAGCGCCTGCATCCTGAGGCGAAAATCGATGTGATGGCACCAGGATGGTGTAAACCTATCTTAGAACGTATGCCGGAGGTGCACCGCGCAATTGAAATGCCGTTGGGTCATGGTCAATTTGACTTAAAGACGCGCTACCAACTCGGTGTCTCAATGCGTGACGAGCACTATGATCAAGCCTATGTATTACCGAACTCTGCCAAATCAGCCCTGATTCCTTTTTTTGCGCGTATCCCTGTGCGTGTCGGTTGGCGCGGAGAAATGCGCTACGGGCTACTCAATGATGTGAGAGCCAATAAAAAGTCGTTTCAGTTTATGTTAGAACGCTATGTGGCATTGGCGCATGAAAAGGCAGCGATGACAGGCACCGGCTGTCTTGGTGAGTTAGAGACATTGCCTTATCCTGCCTTGGCCATTGATTCGCAGCAACAGGCTGACGCGCGCAAACAGTTTGCGGTGAGCGATGACAAAACACTGATAGGCCTATGCCCGGGGGCGGAGTTTGGACCAGCAAAGCGCTGGCCAGAAAACCACTATGCGACTGTTGCGGCTGCGTTGATTGAAAAAGGGCATCAAGTATTGATCTTTGGGTCTGCTAAAGATCGGCCTGTCGGTGACGCGATCTTGGCGCAACTGAGTGATGACGCAAAGCTGCAGTGTTTGAACTTAGCAGGGGAGACAGATCTTAATCAAGCGGTCGATTTGATTGCAGCTTGTGATACTGTTATCAGTAATGATTCGGGCCTGATGCATGTTGCTGCTGCTGTCGGATGTAATGTTGTCGCGGTGTATGGTTCAAGTTCCCCTAAGTACACGCCTCCTTTAACAAAAGACGTTAAGATTCTTAATACGGATATTGAATGTCGTCCTTGCTTTCAGCGTGAATGTCCGAAGTCGCATTTGAAATGTTTAACGGAACTGTCGCCACAGTCAGTATTAGAGGCATGCCAAGAACTCAAAGCGATGCGAGCGAGGATAGTGTGATCGTTCGTTTCTTGTACACCATTGTGTTGCTCATTCTTAGCCCGATTTTGATTTTTGGTTTATATCGGCGTCGACCCGGAAAACCATCAATAGGTTCGCGCTGGCGAGAACACTTTGGCTTGACACCACCGCTTGATGGCGTTGAAGCTCCGATTTGGATTCACTCCGTCTCGGTGGGCGAAGTGATGGCAACTAAGCTCTTGCTGCCGGCTTTGCATGCACGCTATCCAGACAAGAAGATCGTTATTACGACAACAACGACGACAGGTGCAGCGCAAGTAGAGGCACTAG
Proteins encoded in this region:
- a CDS encoding YicC/YloC family endoribonuclease — its product is MIYSMTAYARREIKGDWGTAIWEIRSVNQRYLETYFRLPEQFRAIEPVLRERFRKRLARGKVECHLRFEANPAANTELKINETLAKQVIEAAKWVKETSGEGNIGPFQVLQWPGVMETPEQDLDTINKALLEGFDETLTDFIAARASEGDNMKALIEQRLAGIVVEATKVREQMPDVIKWQRERVQTRFEEASVELDPGRFEQEMIILAQKVDVAEELDRLDSHVSETKKILKKGGACGRRLDFMMQEFNRESNTLASKSINADITASAVELKVLIEQMREQIQNIE
- the rph gene encoding ribonuclease PH, whose product is MRPNGRTPQQVRPITITRNFTAHAEGSVLVEFGDTKVICTASVEENVPRWLKGKGQGWVTAEYGMLPRATHTRNRREAASGKQGGRTMEIQRLIARSLRAAVDLDVLGEQMITVDCDVIQADGGTRTASITGACVALHDAITYMLNKGLLKRNPMKGMVAAVSVGIHNGEAICDLEYVEDSAAETDMNVVMMEDGRMIEVQGTAEGEPFSHEELLSMLELAKLGIQDIVEKQKAVLEIGAEAS
- the pyrE gene encoding orotate phosphoribosyltransferase encodes the protein MKAYQRQFIEFALEKEVLKFGEFTLKSGRKSPYFFNAGLFNTGRDLARLGRFYAEALVDAGIDYDVLFGPAYKGIPIATTTAVALADHHDVDTPYCFNRKEAKDHGEGGNLVGSPLEGRIMLVDDVITAGTAIRESMEIIKANGADLAGVLVAIDRQEKGKGELSAIQEVERDFGCAVISIVSLGDLITYLEEKGDAAEHLDAVKAYRAEYGI
- the slmA gene encoding nucleoid occlusion factor SlmA; this encodes MAGTKKNNRREQILQCLAGMLESNQGSQRITTAKLAAEVGVSEAALYRHFPSKAKMFEGLIEFIEESLFERINRITDDEKDTLRRIYLILRLLLAFAERNPGLTRIMTGHALMFEQDRLQARINQMFERIELMLRQVLRERQMREGKGFPVDERILAAQLLGQVEGSFNRFVRSSFKYQPTEDFEAYWELLTAQIK
- the dut gene encoding dUTP diphosphatase, producing MKKIDLKILDPRIGEQFPLPAYATEGSAGLDLRACLDTDLTVAPGETHLVPTGLAIHIADPTLAATILPRSGLGHKHGIVLGNLVGLIDSDYQGQLMVSVWNRGQETFTITPGDRIAQLVFVPVVQAEFNLVNDFDASDRGEGGFGHSGRQ
- the coaBC gene encoding bifunctional phosphopantothenoylcysteine decarboxylase/phosphopantothenate--cysteine ligase CoaBC produces the protein MQTLAGKRILLGISGGIAAYKCAELTRRLSERGAEVRVVMTKAAQTFITPLTMQAVSGHPVSDDLFDPAAEASMGHIELAKWADLVLLAPATADLIARSAAGMGNDLLTTLLLATDAPIAVAPAMNQQMYRHPATQRNLETLRGFGYHIWGPASGEQACGDVGPGRMLEPMALVEKCEVFFTAPQRSLQGFNILITAGPTQEALDPVRYISNHSSGKMGFAMAAAAAKSGANVTLVTGPVNLATPENVTRIDVLSAQDMHDAVMAKAQQQTLFIACAAVADYRAAEIQPQKIKKTGDNDEMVLKLVKNPDIVAAVANLTERRPFTVGFAAETQDVAEYAQSKLKRKNLDLICANDVSVAGQGFNSEHNAVHLYWKGGYKALPLAEKTQLGQQLIDDIVACYQANHVS
- the radC gene encoding RadC family protein; this translates as MSIKLMPTASRPREKLLERGATALSDAELLAIFLRTGISGMNAIELADYLLQQFGSLRALLKADKTAFCEHKGLGPAKFALLQAMLEMQQRYLSEVIEKEDALTSPEHTRRYLASMLRDKPRENFMVLFLDNQHRVVASEVMFEGTIDAASVYPREVVKRSLELNAAALILAHNHPSGVAEPSQADRRITRRLVEALSLVDIRVLDHFVVGDGDIISFSERGWV
- the rpmB gene encoding 50S ribosomal protein L28, which encodes MSRVCQVTGKRPVTGNNRSHARNATKRRFLPNLQTHRFWVESEKRFVKLRLTAKGMRIIDKKGIDAVLAEMRARGENV
- the rpmG gene encoding 50S ribosomal protein L33 → MAKGIREKIRLVSSAGTGHFYTTDKNKRNMPGKFEIKKFDPVVRKHVMYKEAKIK
- the mutM gene encoding bifunctional DNA-formamidopyrimidine glycosylase/DNA-(apurinic or apyrimidinic site) lyase, which gives rise to MPELPEVEVSRLGITPHLAQQTVKKLVVRQPQLRWRIPDEIYAIEGERIEAIERRAKYLLLRTSKGDAIVHLGMSGSLRVLPANTPEEKHDHVDLVLNNGKLLRYNDPRRFGAWLWQEKGEVHESLSHLGPEPLDDAFHADYLFERAKGKRVSIKVFIMTNQHVVGVGNIYANEALFMAGIDPRRAAGHLSCEEMKALVARIKEVLAQAIEQGGTTLKDFQQADGKPGYFAQELRVYGKKGQPCPACGETLEEVKLGQRATTYCPQCQQ
- a CDS encoding glycosyltransferase family 25 protein — translated: MRSFVISLKDSQERQALIEERLACLPDGFEFLFGVDARKDQHPLLERIREKSFEYKMGRPVAIGEVGCYASHYLAWEKCVELDEPILIFEDDLNVDEPVFHNSLAIIKEHIDKCGYIRLENADNHDMFYQVRTYDDQRLVKYLKVPQCMTGYAISPACAKAFIKHSQHFDYPVDVFLRNTWIHKQPIFGICQAGLWGGNLPSIIGNRKRKGRKNYGVATMKIVNKVKNMTLNLATNFYHLYKLGKDYKPTKHWIG
- a CDS encoding glycosyl transferase family 90 — encoded protein: MKVFYYLKHIGLALLPHSWFTRRQRKLEQKFADQQDYIQRRVDYYLKTAQPFTLAPEETTAIADYTRRGFTSYFYDLKEYLHYFPKQCRFAYYFGDETHIEPRHTLFKARPIAGDNERSVIFKLDKRRHFRFVEDTLSFAEKKPMAVFRGAVTQPHRIRFMETLFGHPLVDAGQSNPSETHPEWQQPFMSVEDQLQYKFLFALEGNDVASNLKWAMSSNSLVFTPKMVFETWFMEGTLQAGVHYVEVKDDFSDVEEKINYYLAHPEKAQQIIDNAHAYLAPYQNPDLEDLVCIKVLERYFSLSGQLEK